The following coding sequences are from one Methanococcoides methylutens window:
- a CDS encoding MEMO1 family protein: MRQPTVAGQFYPLSPKTLKKEVSRCFSGIEVTPRDVIGAVVPHAGYVYSGSVAANVYATLPKADTYIFFGPNHTGYGSPVAMSQDTWKTPLGEVETDKDIGKLLAGTIIDMDEIAHRYEHSIEVQIPFLQHRFGNDFKILPICMGLQDEETAVEVGQEVARAAKESGKKVVFIASSDMSHYVPVEHAERVDHYLIEAILDMDVPELYRRRSEENISACGYGPISAMLSAAKEYGAKSVKLIKYATSGEVSGDPNVVGYAGIIVE; this comes from the coding sequence ATGAGACAACCAACTGTTGCAGGCCAGTTCTATCCGTTAAGTCCGAAGACCCTCAAAAAAGAGGTTTCCAGATGTTTTAGTGGCATTGAGGTAACTCCTCGCGATGTTATCGGGGCAGTAGTTCCCCATGCAGGATATGTTTATTCGGGGTCAGTTGCAGCAAATGTTTATGCGACCTTACCTAAAGCTGATACGTACATCTTTTTTGGACCGAATCATACGGGTTATGGCTCTCCTGTGGCGATGTCACAGGATACGTGGAAGACTCCACTTGGGGAGGTCGAAACCGATAAGGATATTGGCAAGCTTCTTGCAGGTACCATTATCGATATGGATGAGATCGCCCACAGGTATGAGCATTCCATAGAAGTGCAGATACCTTTCCTTCAGCACAGGTTCGGGAATGATTTCAAGATCCTTCCTATATGTATGGGTTTACAGGATGAGGAAACTGCTGTGGAAGTCGGTCAGGAAGTTGCACGTGCAGCCAAAGAGTCTGGGAAGAAAGTAGTTTTCATCGCATCAAGTGATATGTCGCATTATGTCCCTGTAGAGCATGCTGAACGTGTAGACCATTACCTGATAGAAGCCATTCTGGATATGGATGTACCTGAACTCTATCGCAGAAGATCTGAGGAGAACATCTCGGCCTGTGGATATGGTCCGATCTCAGCGATGTTGAGCGCTGCAAAGGAATACGGTGCAAAGAGCGTCAAATTAATCAAATACGCCACAAGCGGAGAGGTTTCAGGCGATCCTAATGTTGTAGGATATGCTGGCATAATTGTGGAATGA
- a CDS encoding mevalonate kinase, giving the protein MITCSAPGKVYLFGEHAVVYGEPAICCAVDIRTRVSVAPADSITISSSLGTTDIDFKTHPYVSAVVERFQDISSLEGVSISIESEIPVGSGLGSSAAVTIATIKALDALLGTGLELDDIARMGHEVEQRIQGAASQTDTYVCTMGGVVMIPQRKGLDLLDCAIVIGNTNIFSSTKELVANVAELNDKFPDVIGPVLSSIGMMSATGEVLVNAKDYVSVGKLMNINQGLLDAIGVGCSELSSFTYAARNSGAYGAKITGAGGGGCMVAIAPHECVSEVAAAIASAGGEVVVTKATDIGVRVESQ; this is encoded by the coding sequence ATGATCACATGTTCCGCACCGGGGAAAGTCTATCTTTTCGGTGAACATGCCGTAGTTTACGGTGAACCCGCTATTTGCTGTGCAGTGGATATACGCACACGTGTAAGTGTTGCCCCTGCAGATTCCATTACTATTAGTTCCAGCCTCGGTACTACAGATATTGACTTTAAAACCCATCCTTATGTTTCAGCGGTTGTAGAGCGTTTCCAGGATATATCATCTCTTGAAGGTGTAAGCATCAGCATCGAGTCCGAGATACCCGTTGGTTCCGGACTTGGATCGTCTGCTGCTGTTACTATAGCAACAATAAAAGCATTGGATGCTTTGCTTGGCACTGGTCTTGAGCTTGATGATATTGCACGGATGGGGCATGAGGTCGAGCAGAGGATACAGGGTGCTGCAAGTCAGACGGATACATATGTATGTACCATGGGTGGAGTTGTCATGATCCCCCAACGCAAAGGGCTTGATCTTCTTGATTGTGCTATTGTTATTGGTAACACCAATATCTTCTCTTCGACAAAGGAGCTTGTAGCAAACGTTGCAGAGCTTAATGATAAATTCCCTGATGTTATAGGCCCCGTTCTGTCATCCATTGGAATGATGTCAGCTACAGGTGAGGTGCTTGTGAATGCAAAGGATTATGTTTCCGTCGGCAAGCTTATGAATATTAATCAAGGGCTTCTGGATGCAATTGGCGTAGGCTGTTCTGAATTAAGTTCATTTACATATGCTGCCCGTAACAGTGGTGCATATGGTGCAAAGATTACCGGTGCAGGAGGCGGTGGTTGTATGGTGGCGATCGCTCCACATGAATGTGTGAGTGAGGTAGCTGCTGCCATTGCTTCTGCAGGCGGGGAAGTGGTTGTGACAAAAGCAACAGATATTGGTGTAAGGGTGGAATCCCAGTGA
- a CDS encoding isopentenyl phosphate kinase produces MSSTNDITILKIGGSVITDKNSEDGLAWEEEIVRIAREISGFEGKLIIVHGAGSFGHPQAKRYALTERFHAEGAVVTHKAVKSLNRIVVDILDEEGVNAIAVHPMGCTVAKDGRISEMYLGSILLMLEKGLVPVLHGDVVMDTEKGVSIVSGDQVIPYLATTLGASRIGVGSAANGVLDDKGNTIPVITSDNFEDMRRYIGGSAGTDVTGGMLGKVLEMLELGKTSSITSYIFNATVAGNVSSFLNGENIGTAIKDS; encoded by the coding sequence GTGAGTTCAACAAACGATATCACAATATTGAAAATTGGCGGGAGCGTCATCACCGACAAGAATTCGGAGGATGGTCTTGCCTGGGAAGAGGAGATAGTCCGCATTGCGCGTGAGATCTCAGGATTTGAAGGGAAACTTATCATTGTTCATGGTGCCGGTTCATTTGGTCATCCTCAGGCGAAGAGGTATGCTCTTACCGAAAGGTTCCATGCAGAAGGTGCGGTTGTCACCCACAAGGCTGTGAAATCTTTGAACAGGATCGTCGTGGACATTCTGGATGAAGAAGGTGTCAATGCGATCGCAGTGCATCCAATGGGTTGTACTGTTGCAAAGGATGGCAGGATCTCAGAGATGTATCTGGGCAGCATCCTTTTGATGCTTGAAAAGGGTCTTGTACCTGTATTGCATGGTGATGTTGTAATGGATACTGAAAAAGGCGTATCTATCGTATCAGGTGATCAGGTAATACCTTATCTTGCAACGACACTTGGTGCTTCCCGCATTGGTGTTGGAAGTGCTGCAAATGGTGTCCTTGACGATAAAGGCAACACTATTCCTGTGATCACTTCTGATAATTTTGAAGATATGAGGAGATATATCGGTGGTTCGGCAGGTACGGATGTGACCGGTGGCATGCTTGGGAAAGTGCTTGAGATGCTGGAGCTTGGAAAAACATCAAGTATAACTTCATATATATTCAATGCAACAGTTGCAGGTAATGTTTCGAGTTTTCTTAATGGCGAGAATATCGGAACTGCAATTAAAGATTCATAA
- the fni gene encoding type 2 isopentenyl-diphosphate Delta-isomerase — MINLSTSRRKIEHLEHCAQRPVESKDVTSGFDDVMLVHRALPQINMDEIDLSTEFLGRELKAPFLIASITGGHPDTKPVNAALAEAAEEMGVGIGVGSQRAAIEDSEQEDSFSIVRDVAPNAFVYGNIGAAQLREYDIESIERLVEMLDADAMAVHLNFLQEAIQPEGDRDATGVLEAIEEVCSLKVPIVAKETGAGISKEDAQMLKNAGVSAIDVGGVGGTSWSGVEVYRARESGDKIFEDLGNLYWDFGIPTVSSVVECRSSLPVIATGGVRTGLDIAKSLSLGAYAASAALPFVAPALIGKDAVVESLSAMLNELRVAMFLCGCGTVSELRTESKAVVTGWTKEYITQRGFDINKL, encoded by the coding sequence TTGATAAATTTGAGTACATCCAGGAGAAAGATAGAACATCTTGAGCATTGTGCGCAGCGTCCGGTAGAGTCAAAGGATGTCACATCAGGATTCGATGATGTGATGCTTGTACACAGAGCACTGCCTCAGATCAATATGGATGAGATCGATCTTTCCACTGAATTTCTTGGAAGGGAGCTTAAGGCACCCTTTTTGATAGCATCCATTACCGGAGGTCACCCGGATACCAAGCCGGTAAATGCAGCACTTGCAGAAGCTGCTGAAGAAATGGGCGTTGGTATTGGTGTAGGCAGTCAGAGGGCTGCCATAGAGGATTCTGAACAGGAAGATTCGTTCAGTATTGTGCGTGATGTGGCTCCGAATGCATTTGTCTATGGGAATATCGGGGCAGCCCAGCTAAGGGAATACGATATAGAATCCATTGAAAGGCTTGTGGAAATGCTGGATGCAGATGCAATGGCAGTTCATCTTAACTTCCTTCAGGAGGCTATACAGCCTGAAGGCGACAGGGATGCTACCGGGGTACTTGAAGCTATAGAAGAAGTATGCTCATTGAAGGTCCCGATCGTTGCAAAGGAAACAGGCGCTGGGATCTCAAAAGAAGATGCGCAAATGCTTAAAAATGCAGGGGTCAGTGCAATAGATGTCGGCGGAGTTGGCGGGACGAGTTGGTCCGGTGTGGAAGTCTATCGGGCAAGGGAAAGCGGTGATAAGATTTTCGAGGATCTGGGCAATCTGTACTGGGATTTTGGTATCCCGACGGTTTCCAGTGTTGTTGAATGCAGAAGTTCCCTTCCTGTGATAGCCACAGGTGGTGTCCGAACAGGCCTTGATATTGCAAAATCTCTCTCTCTTGGTGCATATGCTGCCAGTGCAGCACTTCCTTTTGTAGCACCTGCACTGATCGGAAAGGATGCAGTGGTGGAAAGTTTGTCAGCCATGCTTAATGAACTGAGGGTTGCAATGTTCCTTTGCGGATGCGGAACTGTCAGTGAGCTTCGTACTGAGTCTAAGGCAGTAGTCACAGGCTGGACAAAGGAATACATTACGCAGCGTGGTTTTGACATAAACAAGCTCTAA